The Planococcus versutus genome contains a region encoding:
- a CDS encoding amidohydrolase: MKVLWHGGSIYTMETEGATVNAVLVSDDHIEKTGTYDQLKQFADKEINLQGASMYPGFVDSHMHMIGHGEKLMRVDLSIIESSEEMREQLIESTKDLKKDEWFIGEGWNENNFADRKIFHRDELDEISLSPMLLKRVCRHAILANSSALALAGITKDSPDPEGGVIVRDAEGEPTGYLLDAAQDLVANQVPEVSVSYLTRALKKSVDHLLSLGLTGAHTEDMGYYGHYSRPLDAFKNVICGEMKFRAHLLRAHSAFEEMMENASYGEPFIDPGPMKIFADGSIGGRTALLSKPYNDDPSTIGVAIQSDEELKRLVSIARKHGEAVAIHVIGDLGLEMALDAIEAHPVPKGKRDRLIHVMVVREDLVKRMQQIDVALDLQPSFVTSDFPWVVERLGENRLEWSYAWQKLLNHGLICAGGSDAPIEEADPRLGIYAAVTRRKPYDTHEGFLSEEKLTRFEAIQLYTIGSAAAIGKEKQRGLIYQGFDADFTVFDRDLFLGNEEQLLEAVPIMTVVAGEIMYQKGGQY; this comes from the coding sequence ATGAAAGTGTTATGGCATGGAGGATCAATTTATACAATGGAAACTGAAGGTGCGACCGTAAATGCAGTGTTAGTTTCGGATGATCACATAGAAAAAACGGGTACGTACGATCAATTAAAGCAATTTGCTGATAAAGAAATAAATTTGCAAGGTGCGAGTATGTATCCAGGGTTTGTTGATAGTCATATGCATATGATTGGTCACGGTGAAAAGTTAATGCGTGTTGACTTGTCAATTATCGAAAGCTCAGAAGAAATGCGAGAACAATTAATCGAATCAACAAAAGATCTGAAAAAAGACGAATGGTTTATTGGGGAAGGCTGGAATGAAAATAATTTCGCAGATCGCAAAATTTTTCATCGCGATGAGCTAGATGAAATTAGTTTATCGCCAATGTTGCTGAAACGAGTTTGCCGTCACGCCATTTTAGCGAATTCGAGTGCGTTAGCGCTAGCAGGTATAACAAAAGATAGCCCAGATCCCGAAGGCGGTGTAATCGTGCGAGATGCAGAAGGAGAGCCAACTGGCTATTTGTTGGATGCAGCACAAGATTTAGTGGCCAATCAAGTTCCAGAAGTGAGCGTTAGCTATTTAACACGTGCATTAAAAAAATCAGTCGATCATTTGTTATCACTTGGTTTAACGGGAGCACATACAGAAGATATGGGCTATTACGGTCATTATTCACGTCCACTTGATGCGTTTAAAAACGTTATTTGTGGTGAGATGAAGTTTCGTGCTCATTTACTAAGAGCTCACAGTGCTTTTGAAGAAATGATGGAAAACGCCTCCTATGGGGAACCGTTCATCGATCCAGGTCCGATGAAAATTTTTGCGGATGGCTCCATTGGTGGACGTACTGCTTTACTGAGCAAGCCGTATAACGATGATCCGTCTACTATTGGAGTAGCAATTCAATCAGATGAAGAACTAAAACGATTAGTTTCTATCGCTCGTAAGCATGGCGAGGCAGTTGCAATTCATGTTATCGGTGACCTTGGTTTAGAAATGGCTTTAGATGCGATTGAAGCTCATCCCGTACCCAAAGGTAAACGAGATCGCTTAATTCATGTCATGGTGGTCCGTGAAGATTTAGTGAAACGCATGCAACAAATCGATGTTGCGCTAGATCTTCAGCCAAGTTTTGTCACATCAGACTTTCCATGGGTAGTAGAGCGACTTGGTGAAAATCGTCTGGAATGGTCTTATGCATGGCAAAAGCTTTTAAATCATGGCCTTATTTGCGCAGGTGGATCGGATGCACCGATTGAAGAAGCCGACCCTCGTTTAGGTATATACGCCGCGGTTACACGCAGAAAACCTTATGATACGCATGAAGGCTTTCTATCAGAAGAAAAGCTAACACGTTTTGAGGCGATTCAGTTGTATACAATTGGTAGCGCTGCAGCAATTGGTAAAGAAAAACAACGTGGTTTGATTTATCAAGGCTTTGATGCAGATTTCACTGTTTTTGATCGAGATTTATTTTTAGGGAATGAAGAACAGCTTCTAGAAGCTGTACCTATCATGACAGTAGTGGCAGGCGAAATCATGTATCAAAAAGGTGGACAATACTAA
- a CDS encoding sulfurtransferase translates to MSVFRETTDTKNNKWIDARFDLKDAAAGRKMYEKEHVAGAVFWDLEKDMSNMTAHEGRHPMPTDEQVTQLIQKSGLKQSDSIVIYDQGGAPYAARAWWLLKYAGFEQISISNKGFDALKQQGILVSTELPAIQVTETVLEFNYEIFADQAYVKKVINGDELGVLVDARSAERYAGLNEPIDPVAGRIPGARNLDWAQFVSGSEFQLSEDFSHIVQQHEPTVVYCGSGVTAAALYAIMSEKGYDQLKLYMGSFSDWITDAENVVEFDRGEHPEAADDQTKALLAKLIEEGFSGEMLMKKFEYEKSLLEEK, encoded by the coding sequence ATGTCAGTATTTAGAGAAACAACAGATACTAAAAACAATAAATGGATTGATGCGCGATTCGATTTAAAAGATGCAGCTGCTGGAAGAAAAATGTACGAAAAAGAGCATGTAGCAGGTGCTGTTTTTTGGGATCTTGAAAAAGACATGTCGAATATGACTGCACATGAAGGACGACATCCCATGCCAACAGACGAACAAGTAACACAGCTGATTCAAAAAAGTGGATTAAAACAAAGTGATTCCATTGTGATATACGACCAAGGAGGTGCACCATACGCTGCACGTGCTTGGTGGCTATTAAAATATGCAGGATTCGAACAAATTTCTATTAGTAATAAAGGATTTGATGCATTAAAACAGCAAGGCATTTTAGTTTCTACTGAACTGCCTGCTATTCAAGTAACAGAAACAGTGCTTGAATTTAACTACGAAATTTTTGCAGATCAAGCATACGTAAAAAAGGTCATCAACGGCGATGAGTTAGGTGTGTTAGTTGATGCACGTTCAGCTGAACGTTATGCAGGATTAAACGAGCCGATTGATCCTGTTGCTGGACGTATTCCAGGAGCACGCAATCTTGATTGGGCCCAATTTGTTTCCGGTAGCGAATTTCAACTAAGTGAAGATTTTAGCCATATTGTCCAACAACACGAGCCCACTGTTGTTTATTGCGGCAGTGGTGTAACGGCAGCTGCTCTTTATGCGATTATGTCTGAAAAAGGATATGACCAATTAAAACTGTATATGGGCAGTTTTTCAGATTGGATTACAGATGCTGAAAACGTTGTGGAATTTGATCGTGGAGAACATCCAGAAGCAGCAGATGATCAAACAAAAGCTCTACTTGCAAAATTGATTGAAGAAGGCTTTTCAGGCGAAATGCTTATGAAAAAATTCGAATACGAAAAGTCATTATTAGAAGAAAAATAA
- a CDS encoding hemolysin family protein — protein sequence MDSILILNLFMVALLIGLTALFVGSEFSIIRVRKSRIDQLVSEGNKNAFLTKKIISNLDYYLSACQLGITVTALGLGWLGEPTVERLLRPIFENFGIEETTASILSFVIAFTVITFLHVVVGELAPKTLAIQYAEKMAFIFARPLYLFGVIFAPFIWLMNGSARLLLRAFGIELSDHEQAHSEEELKIIMTKSYNSGEINQTELSYMQNIFSFDERLAKDIMLPRTQMETISLEMSHSDLMEIVREHQYTRYPVTEKGDKDDILGFINVKEMLTNYTYQQDLHDSIVVHDIPFVHDMAPIQDVLLKMQKEHVHMAIVVDEYGGTAGVITMEDILEEIVGEIRDEFDEDERDEIKAVDINNYLLNGRVLLSDLEDRFAIDFDDSEDVDTIGGWIQLKNTDIGEDESVELPNHTITVREMENHQIIRVLLSRKV from the coding sequence TTGGACAGTATACTCATTCTCAATTTGTTTATGGTCGCTCTCTTGATTGGGCTGACCGCTTTATTTGTAGGATCGGAGTTTTCAATTATCCGTGTGCGAAAGTCCCGTATTGATCAACTTGTTTCCGAAGGCAATAAAAATGCCTTTTTAACGAAAAAAATCATTAGCAATTTAGATTATTATTTATCTGCTTGCCAATTAGGGATTACCGTAACGGCACTTGGCCTTGGTTGGCTTGGTGAACCGACTGTCGAACGGCTATTGCGTCCGATTTTCGAGAACTTTGGAATAGAAGAAACGACTGCGTCTATTCTTTCTTTTGTCATTGCATTTACCGTTATTACTTTTTTACATGTCGTGGTCGGTGAATTAGCGCCCAAAACGCTAGCTATTCAATATGCAGAGAAAATGGCTTTTATCTTTGCTCGCCCCCTTTACCTGTTTGGTGTAATTTTTGCTCCGTTCATTTGGTTGATGAATGGTTCGGCGCGATTACTTTTACGTGCTTTTGGTATCGAACTTTCCGATCATGAACAAGCCCATTCAGAAGAAGAACTGAAAATTATCATGACAAAAAGCTATAATAGTGGTGAAATCAATCAAACGGAATTATCGTATATGCAGAACATTTTTTCTTTCGATGAGCGGTTAGCAAAAGACATTATGCTACCGCGTACACAAATGGAGACCATTTCACTTGAGATGAGTCATAGCGATTTGATGGAGATAGTGCGTGAACATCAATATACTCGTTATCCAGTTACGGAAAAAGGTGACAAAGATGACATTCTCGGTTTTATCAACGTCAAGGAAATGCTGACTAATTATACATACCAGCAAGATTTGCATGATAGTATTGTTGTTCATGACATTCCTTTTGTTCACGATATGGCACCGATTCAAGATGTCTTGCTAAAAATGCAAAAAGAACATGTTCACATGGCCATTGTTGTAGACGAATACGGTGGAACAGCTGGTGTGATTACAATGGAAGATATTTTAGAAGAAATTGTTGGAGAAATCCGAGACGAGTTTGATGAAGACGAGCGCGATGAAATTAAGGCAGTCGATATCAACAATTATTTATTAAATGGTCGGGTCCTCTTGTCAGATTTAGAAGATCGATTTGCTATTGACTTTGATGACAGTGAAGATGTTGATACAATCGGTGGTTGGATTCAATTAAAAAATACCGATATTGGTGAAGATGAATCAGTTGAATTGCCGAACCATACCATCACTGTTCGTGAAATGGAAAATCATCAAATTATTCGTGTGTTGTTATCACGTAAAGTATAA